In Rattus norvegicus strain BN/NHsdMcwi chromosome 1, GRCr8, whole genome shotgun sequence, a genomic segment contains:
- the Zfp954 gene encoding zinc finger protein 419 gives MATSQGPTILWSPMVIVEAAGGALPQVSQYSVKPANQEEGCVSFEDVAVYFSWEEWTLLDDSQRLLYQTVMTEIFTLVSSLRLELSGIQDLTQAESCGDLSVPALRFLTPCLWTGCWIKVESESPIEQSLSAEGGVSLSTLQQQMLCCAETPLLSTDNVTILQTSSSLLRHQVTSSGRDAPTNTESGEAIQNEKKNCKCTYCGKIFTSISHLNRHWKIHTGEKPFQCSECGKSFSQKAFLIKHFRMHTGEKPYRCGECGKAFKHNISLISHQGLHTGEMPFKCTECGKSYRSREGLKVHYRFHTGEMPFECSECGKSYRSREGLLNHFYSHTAEKPFSCGECGMYFTQNSELIEHLTVHGKPFKCNECGRVFNSSYNFVRHMKVHVVAKQYACRECDKVYCSSSSLYKHRKIHAR, from the exons ATGGCCACGTCCCAGGGCCCCACCATCCTCTGGAGCCCAATGGTGATTGTGGAAGCTGCGGGTGGAGCCCTGCCCCAG GTTTCCCAGTACTCAGTGAAACCTGCCAACCAGGAAGAG GGCTGCGTGTCCTTTGAGGATGTGGCTGTGTACTTCTCCTGGGAGGAATGGACACTGCTTGATGACTCTCAAAGGCTCCTGTACCAGACGGTGATGACAGAAATCTTCACACTAGTGTCCTCCCTGA GACTTGAACTTTCTGGGATTCAGGATTTGACTCAGGCGGAGTCTTGTGGAGATCTCTCTGTGCCGGCACTGAGGTTCTTGACTCCATGTTTATGGACAG GTTGTTGGATCAAAGTGGAGAGCGAGTCCCCTATTGAGCAGAGTCTGTCTGCAGAAGGAGGTGTTAGTTTATCCACACTGCAACAGCaaatgctgtgctgtgctgagacACCCTTGCTAAGCACGGACAATGTGACGATCCTTCAGACCTCCTCCAGTCTTCTCAGGCATCAGGTGACTTCCAGTGGTAGGGACGCCCCAACGAACACTGAGAGCGGAGAGGCCATTCAGAACGAGAAGAAGAACTGCAAATGCACTTACTGTGGCAAGATCTTTACCAGTATATCCCACCTCAATCGGCACTGGAAGATACACACAGGAGAAAAGCCTTTCCAGTGCAGCGAGTGCGGGAAGTCCTTCAGCCAAAAGGCCTTTCTCATTAAGCATTTCAGAATGCACACCGGAGAGAAGCCTTACAGGTGCGGCGAGTGTGGCAAAGCCTTCAAGCATAATATCTCCCTTATTTCTCATCAGGGACTCCACACAGGAGAAATGCCTTTTAAGTGCACTGAATGTGGGAAATCATACAGGAGCAGAGAAGGCCTTAAGGTCCATTATCGGTTTCACACTGGTGAAATGCCCTTTGAGTGTAGTGAATGTGGCAAGTCGTACAGGAGCAGAGAGGGCCTTCTGAATCATTTCTACAGTCATACTGCAGAGAAGCCTTTCAGCTGCGGTGAATGTGGCATGTATTTCACCCAAAACTCCGAGCTCATTGAACATCTAACGGTTCACGGCAAGCCTTTCAAGTGCAATGAGTGTGGGCGAGTCTTTAATTCCAGTTACAACTTTGTTAGACACATGAAAGTGCATGTTGTAGCAAAGCAGTATGCATGCAGGGAGTGTGACAAAGTGTACTGCAGCAGCTCTAGCCTGTACAAACACCGGAAGATTCATGCGAGATAG
- the Zfp954 gene encoding zinc finger protein 419 isoform X1 — translation MTEIFTLVSSLRLELSGIQDLTQAESCGDLSVPALRFLTPCLWTGCWIKVESESPIEQSLSAEGGVSLSTLQQQMLCCAETPLLSTDNVTILQTSSSLLRHQVTSSGRDAPTNTESGEAIQNEKKNCKCTYCGKIFTSISHLNRHWKIHTGEKPFQCSECGKSFSQKAFLIKHFRMHTGEKPYRCGECGKAFKHNISLISHQGLHTGEMPFKCTECGKSYRSREGLKVHYRFHTGEMPFECSECGKSYRSREGLLNHFYSHTAEKPFSCGECGMYFTQNSELIEHLTVHGKPFKCNECGRVFNSSYNFVRHMKVHVVAKQYACRECDKVYCSSSSLYKHRKIHAR, via the exons ATGACAGAAATCTTCACACTAGTGTCCTCCCTGA GACTTGAACTTTCTGGGATTCAGGATTTGACTCAGGCGGAGTCTTGTGGAGATCTCTCTGTGCCGGCACTGAGGTTCTTGACTCCATGTTTATGGACAG GTTGTTGGATCAAAGTGGAGAGCGAGTCCCCTATTGAGCAGAGTCTGTCTGCAGAAGGAGGTGTTAGTTTATCCACACTGCAACAGCaaatgctgtgctgtgctgagacACCCTTGCTAAGCACGGACAATGTGACGATCCTTCAGACCTCCTCCAGTCTTCTCAGGCATCAGGTGACTTCCAGTGGTAGGGACGCCCCAACGAACACTGAGAGCGGAGAGGCCATTCAGAACGAGAAGAAGAACTGCAAATGCACTTACTGTGGCAAGATCTTTACCAGTATATCCCACCTCAATCGGCACTGGAAGATACACACAGGAGAAAAGCCTTTCCAGTGCAGCGAGTGCGGGAAGTCCTTCAGCCAAAAGGCCTTTCTCATTAAGCATTTCAGAATGCACACCGGAGAGAAGCCTTACAGGTGCGGCGAGTGTGGCAAAGCCTTCAAGCATAATATCTCCCTTATTTCTCATCAGGGACTCCACACAGGAGAAATGCCTTTTAAGTGCACTGAATGTGGGAAATCATACAGGAGCAGAGAAGGCCTTAAGGTCCATTATCGGTTTCACACTGGTGAAATGCCCTTTGAGTGTAGTGAATGTGGCAAGTCGTACAGGAGCAGAGAGGGCCTTCTGAATCATTTCTACAGTCATACTGCAGAGAAGCCTTTCAGCTGCGGTGAATGTGGCATGTATTTCACCCAAAACTCCGAGCTCATTGAACATCTAACGGTTCACGGCAAGCCTTTCAAGTGCAATGAGTGTGGGCGAGTCTTTAATTCCAGTTACAACTTTGTTAGACACATGAAAGTGCATGTTGTAGCAAAGCAGTATGCATGCAGGGAGTGTGACAAAGTGTACTGCAGCAGCTCTAGCCTGTACAAACACCGGAAGATTCATGCGAGATAG